From the genome of Polyangiaceae bacterium, one region includes:
- a CDS encoding sigma-54-dependent Fis family transcriptional regulator: MPRGHVLVVDDEPSILTTLQKALSLEGYSVDVAGGIRIAEEKLAKRSYDIGLFDVALPDGDGVSLLERIRTQGSDLPIVMMSGHASIDAAVRATRLGALDFLEKPLSTDRLLLVLDNTLRLVRAEAEAKVLKAQAGQIGELIGDSRVMVSLREQIARAAKASTSATVLVTGERGTGKELVARAIHAAGKRARGPLEKMNCAAIPSELIESEMFGHEAGAFTGATKQRRGKFERASGGTLFLDEVGDMPLPMQAKLLRVLQEREIERVGGNEIIKVDVRVVAATNRDIEAACQKGEFRADLYDRLNVVPLALPPLRARREDIPLLARHFLNLAMVANDRPGMTLTDGATEVLVGYGFPGNVRELRNLIERLVILTPDSQIDAEDVRVCLGNASTGTPTGLFRPGTPFRVLSEEAERRILEEALLHYGGAMAATARGLGLERSHLYKKCKALGLRGDKAEGEDEA; this comes from the coding sequence ATGCCTCGTGGTCACGTGCTCGTCGTCGACGATGAGCCTTCCATCCTCACCACACTTCAAAAAGCTCTGTCGCTCGAGGGGTACTCCGTCGACGTCGCGGGCGGCATTCGAATCGCCGAAGAAAAGCTGGCGAAACGAAGCTACGACATCGGACTATTCGACGTCGCTTTGCCCGATGGCGATGGCGTCTCGCTGCTCGAGCGGATTCGGACGCAAGGTTCGGACTTGCCCATCGTGATGATGAGCGGGCATGCGTCGATCGATGCGGCGGTGCGCGCCACGCGCCTTGGAGCGCTGGACTTCTTGGAAAAACCCCTATCGACCGATCGCCTGCTGCTCGTGCTCGACAACACCCTGCGCCTCGTAAGAGCCGAGGCGGAAGCCAAGGTGCTGAAGGCGCAGGCCGGGCAGATTGGGGAACTGATTGGCGACAGTCGCGTGATGGTTTCGCTTCGTGAGCAGATCGCGCGGGCGGCGAAGGCGAGCACCAGCGCCACGGTGCTCGTGACGGGCGAGCGAGGTACGGGCAAGGAGCTCGTGGCGAGGGCGATTCACGCGGCGGGCAAACGAGCTCGCGGGCCGCTCGAAAAGATGAATTGCGCGGCCATTCCGAGCGAGCTCATTGAAAGCGAGATGTTCGGGCACGAAGCTGGGGCATTTACGGGGGCGACCAAGCAGCGGCGCGGCAAGTTCGAGCGGGCCAGCGGTGGCACGTTGTTTCTCGACGAAGTGGGTGACATGCCGCTTCCGATGCAGGCCAAGCTTTTGCGAGTGCTTCAGGAGCGGGAAATCGAGCGAGTGGGGGGCAATGAAATCATCAAAGTCGACGTACGCGTCGTTGCGGCGACGAATCGTGATATCGAGGCGGCTTGTCAAAAAGGCGAATTTAGGGCCGATTTGTATGATCGATTGAACGTCGTGCCGCTTGCATTGCCGCCGCTTCGCGCGCGTCGGGAGGACATTCCGCTGCTTGCGCGGCATTTTTTGAATTTGGCCATGGTGGCCAACGACCGGCCCGGAATGACGCTCACGGACGGGGCGACGGAGGTGTTGGTCGGGTATGGTTTTCCTGGGAACGTGAGGGAGCTTCGGAATCTCATTGAGCGGCTGGTGATTTTGACGCCCGATTCGCAGATTGATGCGGAGGACGTGCGCGTTTGTCTTGGAAATGCATCTACGGGAACGCCGACGGGGCTTTTTCGGCCGGGAACTCCATTTCGAGTATTGTCCGAGGAAGCGGAGCGGCGCATTTTGGAGGAGGCGTTATTGCATTATGGAGGAGCGATGGCGGCGACGGCGCGCGGGCTGGGTCTCGAGCGCAGCCATTTGTACAAAAAATGCAAAGCGCTGGGACTACGCGGGGACAAGGCGGAGGGGGAGGACGAAGCATGA
- a CDS encoding site-specific integrase yields the protein MLRSVLRFAKTRQYIDDAPTNLPRLKPVGQHVLEIPTDEQVDRILETAIDAHRLTFALMSDAGLRPNEVRALQCKNVQLKWENGEAIGGFITVREGRSHGEIHTPKTGQREIPISRALAKLLAPVLERASRDKHVALSDEGRPWGQSGIDAAFGRVSKRAGVEGWSVYCLRHYAITSWLRAGIPVHVVQRMAGHTNLSTTQRYVHFLKADLEEAARRLPVRHHGKMGHNKVTA from the coding sequence GTGCTCCGCTCGGTTCTGCGATTTGCGAAAACTCGCCAATACATCGACGATGCTCCGACAAACTTGCCACGGCTCAAGCCCGTCGGGCAACACGTTCTCGAAATTCCGACCGACGAACAAGTCGACCGGATTCTCGAAACCGCGATCGATGCTCATCGCTTAACCTTCGCGCTCATGTCGGACGCCGGCCTTCGCCCCAATGAAGTCCGCGCGCTCCAATGCAAGAACGTGCAGCTCAAGTGGGAAAACGGCGAAGCCATTGGCGGGTTCATCACGGTGCGCGAAGGACGGTCCCATGGCGAAATTCACACGCCCAAGACCGGCCAGCGCGAAATCCCCATTTCGCGCGCATTGGCCAAGCTCCTCGCACCCGTCCTCGAACGCGCCTCACGTGATAAACACGTGGCGCTCAGCGATGAAGGGAGGCCGTGGGGCCAATCGGGCATCGATGCCGCCTTCGGGCGCGTCTCCAAACGCGCTGGCGTCGAAGGATGGTCGGTCTACTGCCTGCGCCATTACGCGATTACCTCGTGGCTGCGCGCCGGCATTCCGGTCCACGTGGTCCAGCGCATGGCTGGGCACACGAACCTGTCGACCACCCAACGCTACGTCCACTTCCTCAAAGCTGACCTCGAGGAAGCCGCCCGCCGCCTACCCGTTCGCCATCACGGCAAGATGGGGCACAACAAGGTCACCGCTTGA
- the tssI gene encoding type VI secretion system tip protein VgrG, with protein MDFTFAWERASSPQGPWRHLHVVSFRGTEALATLYRYEITALMREPAPEIDPDELIGQRGTLRIATLTAPAYRVVHGVIIGAEELGPVPGGMLYHIVLAPPLVRAAHRSRCRIFLEKTTRQIIDAVLQGDPEITLANGVTGILDDGDETRYIPAKEMYTWRIVDASRIDDVAARDYCVQYNESDLAFIRRLLEEEGISFHFENSDGICLLVLSDKDSGRTRVNPFDALGPGIAGRAIQSMKLGARLRPRKVSLLDYNWKRPTLDMAVAEPVRPSGSDLFAHEYPGRYTEAPEMGKVLAATALDRLEVEASYAVCESTCRVLAAGNIFAVEHSQSRYDGEYLATKLEIRGEQAGVLSPAAAGTIPFSGVPYAVAMECARRGKNGTLSESRFRPARSTAKPRIHGSQTAFVTAEPSTQGAEIHVGGPPGAEIGCVRVKFHWDTDATRHAKEPTSCWVRVNQVFAGIGEGAVFHPRVGVEVIVDFEEGDPDRPIIVGRVYNGKNRPPSGAPTVSTFKTMSSPATGAFNELTFDDTAGKEQIKLHTPYDWSSDAGHDRTERVGNNSSSSVSVDRSETTGANRSTFVASNNSEVIGANESVTVGADQNVMVGSNHRMSVGANQTIDIGGDQRESVTGSRTISVTASDKLSVAGAQDIQVNGAQTITSAASQTMEAPAQSFNAGNTQSLQSNTLQVAARSTFVMEAGADGKVLAGGNLELIAAAEGLIQAASITANAQGEIVLSAGGSSIKISGAGVVINGATIKAAGGSVDITGAIVKVN; from the coding sequence ATGGACTTTACCTTCGCTTGGGAGCGTGCCTCGAGTCCGCAAGGGCCTTGGCGCCATCTTCACGTCGTTTCATTCCGCGGTACCGAGGCGCTCGCGACGCTTTACCGCTATGAAATCACCGCCCTCATGCGCGAGCCTGCACCGGAGATCGACCCGGACGAGCTCATTGGTCAGCGCGGCACGCTACGCATCGCAACGCTCACAGCTCCCGCTTATCGCGTCGTGCATGGTGTCATCATCGGGGCCGAGGAACTGGGTCCCGTGCCCGGCGGAATGCTTTACCATATCGTTCTGGCACCGCCGCTCGTGCGCGCTGCGCATCGATCGCGCTGTCGTATCTTTCTCGAAAAAACCACGCGGCAAATCATCGATGCGGTCCTGCAGGGCGATCCAGAGATTACGCTTGCCAACGGAGTCACCGGCATTCTCGATGACGGCGATGAAACGCGCTACATTCCTGCAAAAGAAATGTATACATGGCGCATCGTGGATGCATCGCGCATCGACGACGTTGCCGCGCGAGATTATTGCGTTCAATACAATGAAAGCGACTTGGCGTTCATTCGTCGATTGCTCGAGGAGGAGGGGATTTCGTTCCATTTCGAAAATAGCGACGGCATCTGCTTGCTCGTCCTTTCGGACAAAGACTCTGGCCGCACACGCGTGAATCCTTTCGATGCACTCGGTCCGGGCATTGCCGGCCGCGCAATTCAATCGATGAAGCTTGGCGCGCGTCTCCGGCCGCGCAAAGTTTCGCTGCTCGATTATAATTGGAAACGCCCGACACTCGATATGGCCGTCGCCGAACCCGTGCGCCCTTCCGGTTCGGATCTTTTCGCGCACGAGTACCCCGGACGTTACACCGAAGCGCCCGAAATGGGCAAGGTACTCGCGGCGACTGCACTCGATCGGCTCGAGGTCGAAGCAAGTTACGCCGTGTGCGAAAGCACGTGCCGCGTGCTTGCTGCCGGCAACATCTTTGCGGTGGAGCATTCCCAATCGCGTTACGATGGAGAATACCTTGCCACAAAGCTGGAGATTCGCGGCGAACAAGCGGGCGTCTTGTCACCGGCGGCAGCGGGAACGATACCGTTTTCCGGCGTGCCGTATGCAGTCGCGATGGAATGCGCGCGACGCGGCAAAAATGGCACACTTTCCGAATCGCGCTTTCGGCCAGCACGTTCCACGGCAAAACCTCGGATCCACGGATCGCAGACGGCATTTGTGACCGCAGAGCCGAGCACGCAGGGGGCCGAGATTCACGTGGGTGGTCCGCCTGGTGCCGAAATCGGTTGCGTTCGAGTGAAGTTTCATTGGGACACGGATGCGACGCGGCATGCCAAAGAACCAACATCGTGCTGGGTGCGAGTGAACCAGGTGTTTGCTGGCATTGGCGAGGGTGCGGTGTTCCATCCGCGCGTAGGCGTCGAGGTCATTGTGGATTTCGAGGAGGGCGATCCGGATCGGCCCATCATCGTCGGCCGAGTGTACAACGGAAAGAACCGTCCCCCGAGCGGCGCCCCAACGGTGAGCACCTTCAAGACGATGTCGAGTCCCGCTACGGGCGCATTCAACGAATTGACATTTGATGATACTGCGGGCAAAGAACAAATCAAATTGCACACGCCATACGACTGGAGCTCCGATGCCGGGCATGATCGCACCGAGCGCGTGGGAAACAATAGCTCGTCCAGCGTGAGCGTGGATCGGAGCGAAACGACAGGTGCAAACCGAAGCACGTTCGTTGCCTCGAACAATTCCGAAGTGATAGGCGCCAATGAATCGGTCACCGTCGGCGCGGATCAAAACGTGATGGTCGGATCGAACCATCGCATGTCAGTGGGCGCAAACCAGACCATCGACATCGGGGGCGACCAACGAGAAAGCGTGACGGGAAGCCGCACGATTTCGGTAACTGCAAGCGACAAACTCTCCGTGGCAGGCGCCCAGGACATACAGGTGAACGGGGCGCAAACCATCACATCCGCGGCGTCGCAAACGATGGAGGCACCGGCACAATCTTTCAATGCGGGGAATACGCAATCATTGCAGTCCAATACGCTGCAAGTGGCAGCACGAAGCACGTTCGTCATGGAAGCGGGTGCGGACGGCAAAGTCCTAGCGGGAGGAAATTTGGAACTGATCGCCGCGGCAGAAGGATTGATTCAGGCCGCGAGCATCACCGCCAATGCGCAGGGAGAAATCGTTTTATCGGCGGGTGGCTCATCCATCAAAATCAGCGGAGCGGGCGTCGTAATCAATGGGGCGACGATCAAAGCCGCCGGTGGGTCGGTCGATATCACGGGCGCAATCGTGAAAGTAAATTGA